In the genome of Piliocolobus tephrosceles isolate RC106 chromosome 20, ASM277652v3, whole genome shotgun sequence, one region contains:
- the SPINT3 gene encoding kunitz-type protease inhibitor 3 gives MQLQASLSFLLILTLCLELRSELSQDTIKDLLPNVCSFPMEKGPCQVYMMRWFFNFETGECELFAYGGCRGNSNNFSRKEKCEKMCKFT, from the exons ATGCAGCTTCAGGCCTCTCTCTCGTTTCTCCTGATTCTCACTCTCTGCCTAGAGCTTCGATCAGAACTATCACAAG ACACTATCAAGGATCTCCTCCCAAATGTATGCTCTTTTCCTATGGAAAAGGGCCCTTGCCAAGTCTACATGATGCGATGGTTTTTCAACTTTGAAACTGGTGAATGTGAGTTATTTGCTTACGGAGGCTGCAGAGGCAACAGCAACAACTTTTcgaggaaagaaaaatgtgagaaaatgtgcAAGTTCACCTGA